A part of Prolixibacteraceae bacterium genomic DNA contains:
- a CDS encoding adenosine kinase, translating into MNQKKQSKVIGIGNALVDEITLLMDPSVLQKFNLAKGSMTLVDRVESEVIHQETKNNSKKITSGGSVSNVVGALASLGIETGFIGSIGEDELGSFFIDSLSSIDVSLFLKESAAMTGVAISLVTPDGERTFATHLGAAALLEAEDLKKDFFDGFDIFMIEGYLVQNHSLIIEAARMAHDLGLKVAIDLASFNVVTENLELLTSLVCDYVDIVFANEEEARAFVGKEPREALDCIASMVDMAVVKIGAEGAYVSQEGQCYHVPTLSNHVVDTTGAGDFFAAGFLYGLSQGYELERCGYIGSLLASKVIAVTGAHLEDNMWGQLKEELSAL; encoded by the coding sequence ATGAATCAAAAGAAGCAAAGCAAGGTGATCGGAATAGGTAATGCTTTAGTAGATGAGATTACTTTGTTGATGGATCCTTCTGTGTTACAGAAATTTAATTTGGCTAAGGGGAGTATGACCTTGGTGGATCGGGTGGAATCTGAGGTAATTCATCAGGAGACAAAAAATAATTCAAAAAAAATTACTTCAGGAGGATCTGTTTCTAACGTGGTAGGTGCATTGGCATCTTTAGGGATAGAAACTGGTTTTATTGGATCGATAGGCGAAGATGAATTAGGGTCCTTTTTTATTGATTCATTGTCTTCGATTGATGTCTCCCTATTCTTGAAGGAGAGTGCTGCTATGACTGGGGTTGCTATCTCTTTGGTTACACCAGATGGAGAAAGAACCTTTGCAACACATCTTGGAGCTGCAGCTCTTTTAGAGGCAGAGGATCTTAAGAAGGACTTTTTTGATGGGTTTGATATTTTTATGATCGAAGGCTATTTGGTTCAAAATCACTCTTTGATTATTGAAGCAGCAAGAATGGCTCATGATCTTGGATTGAAAGTGGCTATTGATTTGGCTAGTTTTAATGTGGTAACTGAGAATTTAGAGCTTTTGACCTCGTTGGTTTGTGATTATGTGGATATTGTTTTTGCCAACGAAGAGGAAGCACGCGCTTTTGTGGGAAAAGAGCCTCGTGAGGCGCTTGATTGTATCGCTTCGATGGTTGATATGGCTGTGGTGAAGATCGGCGCTGAGGGCGCTTATGTGAGCCAAGAGGGGCAATGTTACCATGTGCCAACTTTATCGAATCATGTTGTTGATACTACTGGGGCTGGAGACTTCTTTGCTGCAGGTTTTCTGTATGGACTATCACAAGGCTACGAATTAGAGAGATGTGGTTATATTGGCTCTCTATTGGCCTCAAAAGTGATTGCAGTTACAGGAGCTCATTTAGAAGATAATATGTGGGGTCAATTAAAGGAGGAGTTATCAGCTTTATAG
- the ltrA gene encoding group II intron reverse transcriptase/maturase, giving the protein MQKISEDSYLSEGRAELENNSRAHTFKGITEGIMETNITTDNLLERVLESGNLNKAYLQVYRNKGSHGVDEMQVESLKDYLRLHREVLIAELREGKYLPNPVRRVEIPKEPGKTRPLGIPTVVDRVIQQAISQVLSPIYEEQFSNYSFGFRPNKGAHTAIIACSQTITSGYHYAIDMDMERFFDTVNHSKLIEILSRTIKDGRLVSLIHKYLRAGVVVEEQFQETETGVPQGGPLSPLLSNIMLNELDHELTRRGHEFVRYADDIVILCKSKRGATRTMNSTIRFIEDTLFLKVNRDKTEVVRYNQIKFLGYSFYKTKGVVRFRLSKKTQRKVKRSLEGIVARNNSIGYDEIKSKLKSYIQGWVTYYRLADMKSFLKQVDEWLRRRIRMVIWKCWKRVRTKMKNLMKLGVSKNKAYEYANTRKKYWRISKSPILQTTITNKNLEKAGYITLSDYYQKVKS; this is encoded by the coding sequence ATGCAGAAAATATCGGAAGATAGCTACTTAAGTGAAGGTAGAGCAGAACTCGAGAATAACTCAAGAGCGCACACTTTCAAAGGGATAACTGAAGGCATTATGGAAACGAACATTACAACAGATAATTTATTAGAACGTGTCCTAGAATCAGGTAACCTAAATAAGGCTTATTTACAGGTTTATCGTAATAAAGGGAGTCATGGAGTTGATGAGATGCAAGTGGAATCCTTAAAAGATTATCTCAGACTTCATCGAGAAGTTTTAATAGCAGAACTACGAGAAGGGAAGTACCTTCCCAATCCTGTACGACGAGTCGAAATACCCAAAGAACCAGGTAAAACACGCCCTCTAGGTATTCCTACTGTCGTGGATCGAGTTATTCAACAAGCCATTTCACAAGTTCTTAGTCCTATTTATGAGGAACAGTTTTCCAATTATAGCTTTGGATTCCGTCCGAATAAAGGAGCACATACAGCTATTATAGCCTGTAGCCAAACGATCACATCAGGTTATCATTATGCTATCGATATGGATATGGAAAGATTTTTCGATACCGTAAATCATAGCAAGTTGATAGAGATCTTATCACGAACGATAAAAGATGGTCGATTAGTTTCCTTAATCCATAAATATCTAAGAGCCGGAGTTGTTGTTGAAGAGCAGTTTCAAGAAACAGAAACAGGAGTTCCTCAAGGAGGACCATTAAGTCCATTGCTAAGCAACATTATGCTGAATGAATTAGACCATGAACTCACAAGACGAGGTCATGAGTTTGTTCGTTATGCAGATGATATTGTCATCTTATGTAAAAGCAAGCGAGGAGCTACACGCACGATGAATTCTACAATTCGTTTTATAGAAGATACTCTATTCTTAAAAGTGAATCGAGATAAAACAGAAGTGGTGCGCTACAATCAGATTAAGTTTCTTGGCTACAGTTTTTACAAAACAAAAGGTGTCGTTCGTTTTCGATTGTCGAAAAAGACACAACGGAAAGTGAAGCGCTCTTTGGAAGGAATTGTAGCACGGAATAATAGTATTGGTTACGATGAAATCAAATCCAAGCTTAAAAGCTATATTCAAGGATGGGTAACCTATTATCGATTGGCAGATATGAAATCATTTCTGAAACAAGTAGATGAATGGCTAAGACGACGTATCCGTATGGTAATATGGAAATGTTGGAAAAGAGTAAGAACGAAGATGAAGAATTTAATGAAACTCGGAGTTTCGAAGAACAAAGCGTATGAATATGCTAATACGAGGAAAAAGTATTGGCGCATTTCAAAGAGTCCAATTCTACAAACGACTATAACGAATAAGAATTTGGAGAAGGCAGGCTATATTACGCTAAGTGATTATTATCAGAAAGTAAAGTCGTGA
- the cysS gene encoding cysteine--tRNA ligase, giving the protein MDSKFVIYNTHSRKKETFQPIHPDKVGMYVCGPTVYGDAHLGHARPAITFDILFRYLQHLGFKVRYVRNITDVGHLVNDGDEGEDKIAKKAKLDALEPMEVVQQYTNSYHKNMNDLNILPPSIEPTATGHIIEQIEVIEELINKGYAYVSNGSVYFDVRKYANDHTYGELSGRKIEDMLVNTRELDGQCEKHFGLDFALWKNAQPEHIMRWPSPWGEGFPGWHTECTAMSSKYLGDRFDIHGGGMDLMFPHHEAELAQAKACHGHDHVNYWMHNNMITINGQKMGKSLGNFITLDQLFEGKHELLEQSYDPMTIRFFILQAHYRSPLDFSNTALQAAEKGYQRLMQAIQNIELLTPSKSSTIDTDGLMNRCYEAINDDMNTPILIAHLFDGVKTINLIKEGSQKATQEDIDALRELFHTLAINVLGLKASTEGDQQADVLSNVMDLLLDIRSEAKANKDWATSDKIRNQLKEAGLVIKDTKDGAEWHIQ; this is encoded by the coding sequence ATGGACAGCAAATTTGTCATTTATAATACGCACTCTCGTAAGAAAGAAACATTTCAACCTATCCACCCGGATAAAGTCGGAATGTACGTGTGTGGACCTACAGTTTATGGCGATGCACATTTAGGTCATGCTCGACCTGCCATCACCTTCGATATCCTTTTCAGATATCTACAACACCTTGGTTTTAAGGTTCGTTACGTAAGAAACATCACAGATGTAGGACACCTTGTTAACGATGGGGATGAAGGAGAAGATAAAATTGCAAAGAAAGCAAAGCTAGATGCTCTTGAACCGATGGAAGTGGTACAACAGTACACAAATAGCTATCACAAGAACATGAATGATTTGAATATTCTTCCTCCTAGCATTGAGCCTACTGCTACAGGACACATCATCGAACAGATAGAAGTAATCGAAGAGCTTATCAACAAAGGATACGCTTATGTAAGCAATGGTTCCGTCTATTTTGATGTTCGTAAATATGCCAACGACCATACCTACGGTGAACTTTCTGGAAGAAAGATCGAAGACATGCTTGTCAACACAAGAGAACTAGATGGGCAGTGTGAAAAACACTTTGGACTAGACTTTGCTCTCTGGAAGAATGCTCAACCCGAACATATTATGAGATGGCCATCTCCTTGGGGAGAGGGTTTCCCTGGTTGGCATACCGAATGTACGGCAATGAGTTCTAAATACCTAGGAGATCGATTTGATATCCACGGTGGTGGTATGGACCTCATGTTTCCTCACCACGAAGCAGAGTTGGCACAAGCCAAAGCTTGTCATGGACATGACCATGTCAACTACTGGATGCATAACAACATGATCACCATCAACGGTCAGAAGATGGGGAAATCTTTAGGCAATTTCATTACCCTAGACCAACTATTCGAAGGTAAACATGAACTATTGGAGCAGTCATACGATCCAATGACCATACGTTTCTTTATTCTTCAAGCACACTACAGAAGTCCTCTCGATTTTTCGAACACGGCACTTCAAGCTGCAGAGAAAGGATATCAGAGATTAATGCAAGCCATTCAAAACATCGAACTACTTACTCCTAGTAAGAGTTCTACCATCGATACTGATGGTTTAATGAATAGATGTTATGAGGCGATAAATGATGATATGAACACTCCTATTTTAATCGCGCACCTTTTTGATGGAGTAAAAACCATTAACCTGATTAAAGAGGGATCTCAAAAGGCTACACAAGAAGATATAGATGCCCTTAGAGAGCTGTTCCACACATTAGCCATTAACGTATTAGGTCTAAAAGCAAGTACCGAAGGAGATCAACAAGCGGATGTTCTTTCCAATGTAATGGATCTTCTACTAGATATTCGTTCTGAAGCAAAAGCCAATAAAGATTGGGCTACATCTGATAAGATTCGTAACCAACTTAAAGAGGCAGGGCTGGTAATCAAAGATACAAAAGACGGTGCCGAATGGCATATACAATAA